The genomic DNA GCACAAGGCACTATTAAGAATAAGCAACTGGTGGCTAGATTGGATGAAAGTGAAGGGTATCCAGATGGCATGACAATCGATGCAGAGGGTATGTTGTGGATTGCTCGCTGGGGAGGGAAACGTGTTTCCCGTATCCATCCTGCCCATGGAAAAGTGATTGCTGAGGTGTCACTCCCAGTCAATCGTGTGACTTCGTGCGCTTTTGGCGGTGAACATCTGGATGAGTTATATATAACGACTGCTCAAGAAGACGATGGTATTGATCAACCACTAGCAGGCGGTTTATTTATGGCCAAAACAGGGGTAAAAGGAATGCCAACCTCGTATTTTAATCAAGGACGAACGGCAAATTGGCTTGAACGATTACCAAAAAGGATCTAATGAGCTATGCTAAAAAGAAAGGAGCCTACTACATCAGTGGGCTCCTCCTGCATTGATTCAGTTAAGAACAAGCCTTTCGGCAGGTCACCTTGTTTCAGCCTTCCTTCTTAAAGCCTTCACCCAATACCTCACGCGTGTTACTAATGATCACAAAAGCATCCGGATCTACCAAGCGAACAAGCGTTTTGAGACGGGTCACCTCATTTTGGCCTACCACAACCATTAGCACAGGACGTTCTTCGTTCGTATAACCTCCTCGTCCTGCCAGCTCCGTCAATCCCCGATCCAGGTCCTGTAAAATAGCCTGTGTGATCTTTTCCTTTTGATTGGATATGATATAGGCCACTTTGGAGTAGCTTAACCCCATTTCCACGGCATCAATGACCTTGCCGGTTACAAACAAACCAATCAGTGCATACAGCGCCCGTTCTGGCGATAGAGCAAAGCCAGCCAGTGTGATGACTGTACCATCCATGAGCATGACGCAGAGTGATAGGCTGAGGCCGGTATATTTTTGAATGATCTGCGCCAAAATAGCCAGCCCACCCGTCGAGCCTCTGCCCCGGAATACAGTGCCCAATCCCAACCCTACTCCGATTCCACCATACAGGGAAGCCAGCAACGGATTCGTTGTCGGAACTGCCCAATCCTTAGTTAGATAAACGAATAAAGGTAACATGATACTTCCCAGCAGGGAGCGCAAACCGTATTTCTTTCCTAACAGCAGCACCCCAGCTATAAATAACGGAATATTCATTCCCCACTGCGTATAAGCTGGTTCCAGACCAAACAGATCCTCGCCCAAAATAGATAAACCCGACACACCGCCGGATGCAATTCGGTTCGGAAGCAGGAACATATTGAAGGTCAGCGCCGTAATGAAGGAGCCGAGCACAATGAGTAGAACATCCATCACATTGCGAGCGGGGCCACTGGCGGCAATTAGAGGCTTACGGCGTCTTCGCCTAGCAGCGGGGAGATTCATTTGGGACATCTTTCGTATTCTCCTTTAATTTAAAAATACCGTGTACACAAAAATTCCTACAGTCCACAGGCACTTGGCCTACGGGACTGTAGGAAGACATACAGGCTATTATTCTGCGTCCAGCTTGATCTGACTGCGCAGGTAACCATCGATGAACGGGTCCAGATCGCCATCCATGACAGCCCCTACATTGCCTGTTTCCACACTGGTACGATGATCCTTCACCATGCTATATGGGTGGAACACGTAAGAACGAATTTGGCTGCCCCATGCAATATCGGACTGTTCCCCACGGATTTCGTCCAATTGTTGACGCTGCTCTTCAATTTTGCGCTCATAGAGCTTGGAACGAAGCATCGTCATAGCCTGCTCACGGTTCTTGATCTGGGAGCGCTCATTTTGGCAAGTTACAACAATGCCGGAAGGAAGATGCGTAATCCGAACTGCTGAATCGGTCGTGTTAATATGCTGACCGCCTGCGCCGCTGGCGCGGTACGTATCAATTTTAAGATCCTCTGTCCGGATTTCCACGTCCACATCATCCGCAATTTCCGGCACGACATCACAGGATACGAATGATGTATGCCGACGACCCGAGGAATCAAATGGAGAAATGCGAACGAGACGATGCACGCCTTTTTCTGCTTTGAGGTAGCCGTAAGCATTATAGCCCTTGATCAGTAGCGTTACACTTTTGATCCCTGCTTCATCACCCGCCAGGTAATCCAGCGTTTCTACCTTAAAGCCACGTTTTTCTGCCCAGCGTGTATACATCCGTAGCAGCATTTGACCCCAGTCCTGCGACTCGGTTCCGCCTGCCCCCGGATGCAGTTCCAAAATGGCATTAAGCTTGTCATATGGCTGATTCAAAAGCAATTGTAGTTCGAACTCCTCAAGCTTGCTCAGCAAGGATCTGATACTGTTCTCAATTTCTCCAGCCAGTGTTTCGTCGCCTTCCTCATCAGCCAGCTCAGCCATCATCCCCGCATCCTCATATTCCTGACGGAGCTGTTCATAGCTGTCTACCGAAGACTTAACCGCGTTCATTTCCGCGATCACAGCTTGGGCTTTATCGTTATCATCCCAAAAATCAGGCGCAGCCATCTTTTCCTCGAAGTTTGCGATCATTTCCTGTTTGAGATCTAAGTCAAAGAGACCCCCTAAGGTTTGTTAGTTTCTTGCCTATTTCTCTTAAATCATGTTTAACATTTGGATCAATCATTATGTCATTCTCCTTTTAGTCATTAGGTTAAAGGTTTAAAAGTGTTGTGAGTTACGGCTAGATGAGGAGACGCTACGCGAATGATTTGATCTTATGATCGCTGTTGCAGCGAGATGCCCTTGATTGAAATAAAACATTTAAAGGGGGGCATCTCACTGCAAAGGCGAACGCTGGCGCTTCTCCAGATTCAAATCCTTCGCTTCGCTACCGACCGCCGTAAAGTCAAACGGCTTTTAGATAACCGGGTGCTCCCCTGTATGGCACAAAATGGCCGACGGTCAGTTGGATAAACTGCCGCCTGCCATTATATGCATTGCAGGAAATGAAGGGTTCCCTAAATCCGTCCTTCAATCCGTTATTTTCTGCGTGGACGCGAAGGAGCGGATTTCTTCTTAGGAGCAGCAGGTTCGCCACTCGTCGAGATTTTGTCTTCGTCGATGACAGCCTGACGCTCTTGATTGGATTCAATTTGCGCCTTCATGATGTAAGTCGCTACTTCCTCCTGGATGCTGGCGATCATGGCATGGAACATTTCAAAACCTTCAAACTGGTATTCACGCAATGGATCGGTTCCACCATAAGCACGCAAGTGAATACCTTGACGCAACTGATCCATAGCATCGATATGATCCATCCATTTGCTATCCACTGCACGCAATACGATAACCTTCTCGAACTCGCGTACCATGTCTTCGCCAATCGTCTCTTCACGTCTGTGGTATCTTTCCGTAACTTTCTCGAAGATCATTTCAACGATCTCCTCTTTTTCTTTACCCCACAGGTCATCACGACTGATTGCATTTTCCTCAAGCAGATTGCTGTTCACATATTCTGCCACTTCTTCAAGTTCCCAGTTTTCAGGAATGTCATCACCGCAATGAGCTTCCACCACACGCTCAATGACAGGCTTGATCATGTCGAACACGACTTCTTTAATGTTCTCGGATTCCAGCACTTCACGACGCTGTTTGTAAATAATAGTACGTTGCTGATTCATCACGTCATCATACTGGAGAACGACTTTACGCTGGTCAAAGTTGTTGCCCTCAACACGTTTTTGCGCCGATTCGATTGCACGTGTAATCATGCGGCTTTCAATCGGTTGGTCTTCCTCGAAGCCCAAGCGCTCCATCATATTCAGCACGTTGTCTGCACCAAAACGCTTCATTAACTCATCGCCCAGCGATAAGTAAAATTGTGTGGAGCCAGGATCCCCCTGACGTCCTGCACGTCCGCGAAGCTGATTATCAATACGGCGAGATTCGTGACGCTCTGTACCGATGATGTGTAAACCACCAATACTCGCTACGCCTTCGCCCAGCACGATATCTGTACCACGTCCCGCCATGTTCGTGGCAATGGTTACCGAACCCGCTTCACCTGCACGGGAAATGATTTCAGCTTCCTCGGCATGATACTTGGCGTTCAGCACTTTATGCCGTACACCTTTGCGTTTCAGCATTTCGGAAAGAAGCTCCGAATTTTCAATAGAGATCGTACCTACCAATATCGGCTGGTTTTTTTTGTGACGCTCCACAATTTCATCCACCACCGCATGGAATTTACCTTTTACGCTCTTGTATACTACGTCAGGCATATCCACACGCTGATTTGCCCGGTTCGTAGGAATCTGGAGAACTTCCAGACCATATATTTTTTTGAATTCTTCTTCTTCTGTTTTAGCTGTACCCGTCATACCCGCCAATTTGCGATACATACGGAAATAGTTTTGGAAAGTAATCGTCGCCAGCGTCATGCTCTCGTTCTGTACTACGATGTTTTCCTTCGCTTCAATCGCCTGATGCAAACCATCGCTGTAGCGACGTCCGGCCATCAGACGGCCTGTGAACTCATCGACAATCATAACTTCGCCGTCAGCTACGACATAATCCACATCCAGACGCATAATGGCGTTAGCCTTCAAGGCCTGTACGATGTGGTGATTGATTGTAACACTTTCCTGATCGTACAGATTCTCCAGTCCGAAGAAATTCTCAGCTTTGGATACACCGTTCTCGGTCAAAGCAACTGACTTCACCTTGATATCCAAGGTGTAATCTTCTTCAACATTCAGACTCTTCACAAAACGGTCAGCTGCAAAATACAGCTCCGTGGATTTCTGAGCTTGTCCAGAGATAATCAGCGGCGTACGGGCTTCATCGACGAGAATCGAATCCACTTCATCAATGATACAGAAATACAACGGACGTTGTACCATCTGTTCTTTGTAGAGCACCATGTTGTCACGCAGGTAATCGAATCCAAACTCATTGTTCGTGCCGTATGTGATGTCGCAAGCATATGCCGCTTGCTTTTCTCCATGACCCAGACCGGCCAAATTCAGCCCAACCGACATGCCCAGAAAATTATAGATTTGTCCCATTTCTCCGCTGTCACGTTGCGCCAAATAGTCATTGACCGTAACCACGTGCACGCCTTTACCCAACAGTGCATTCAAATAAACCGGCAGTGTTCCCACCAGTGTTTTACCTTCGCCGGTTTTCATTTCGGCAATTCTACCTTCATGCAGCGCAATACCGCCAAGCATCTGCACGTCATAATGACGTTTGCCCAGTACCCGCTTGGACGCCTCACGAACGGTTGCGAAAGCATCCGGCAAAATCTCTTCTGCCGTAGTTCCCTGCTCAATCCGGGCTTTAAACTCCGCCGTTTTCGCTTGCAGTTCCTCATCCGATAGCTTCTCGAAATCCGGCTCTAATTTATTGATCAGCTCAACCGTCTTCATTAGACGCTTGACGTCACGTTCGTTTGTATCTCCAAAAATTTTCTTTACAATTCCTAACATGGTTTACCCCTTTCACGCAAAACAATTAATAGAATCAATTTCACAATAAGAAAGGGTCCATGATGAAATTGATCCCGATATGTTTGACAGGCCCGGCTATACCAGCCCATCGTGCGATGTTCTTTGCATAAATTGTAACAGTTTGTAGGACATGCCGCAACAAAAGCCGCTCCCTGATTTGCATCTGGTTAAAGATACCCAAACAATTGACGTATGAAATACACATTTGGTTGCGCTCTTTTGCATTAAAATTACATTTCATTTCCAAAAAAAACATATAAAAGAGCCCTACCCCGCCAGGTTCGCAAGGATAAGGCTCGTCGTTATTTTCATTCTTCCCAATCTCCAATGAGATGCTTTCAATCGGGAACCCTTTATTCATTTTAAAACATAACAAGTTCCTGTCTTACAGATTATTCTCGTTCGATTAGGCCGTATTTACCGTCATTGCGCTTGTAAACCACGCTGACTTCTTCGTTATCAATATTGGCAAATACGAAGAAATTATGTCCAACCATGTTCATTTGAAGAATAGCCTCTTCCACATCCATCGGTTTCAATAAGAAACGCTTGGTGCGGACGACTTCCAGCTCATCCAATTCTGCATCTTCAGCAACAGCCACGCCACCTGCCGTATCTTCAACAAAAAGGGTTTTCAAGCTGCCTTCTTGACGAAATTTACGGTTCAGCTTGGTTTTATGCTTACGAATCTGCCGCTCAAGCTTGTCTACCACGGCATCAATGGACGCATACATGTCGTCGCTTTCGTCTTCGGCACGGAGTACAAGCCCCGGCAAAG from Paenibacillus sp. FSL R10-2782 includes the following:
- the prfB gene encoding peptide chain release factor 2 (programmed frameshift), with protein sequence MIDPNVKHDLREIGKKLTNLRGSLDLDLKQEMIANFEEKMAAPDFWDDNDKAQAVIAEMNAVKSSVDSYEQLRQEYEDAGMMAELADEEGDETLAGEIENSIRSLLSKLEEFELQLLLNQPYDKLNAILELHPGAGGTESQDWGQMLLRMYTRWAEKRGFKVETLDYLAGDEAGIKSVTLLIKGYNAYGYLKAEKGVHRLVRISPFDSSGRRHTSFVSCDVVPEIADDVDVEIRTEDLKIDTYRASGAGGQHINTTDSAVRITHLPSGIVVTCQNERSQIKNREQAMTMLRSKLYERKIEEQRQQLDEIRGEQSDIAWGSQIRSYVFHPYSMVKDHRTSVETGNVGAVMDGDLDPFIDGYLRSQIKLDAE
- a CDS encoding YitT family protein is translated as MSQMNLPAARRRRRKPLIAASGPARNVMDVLLIVLGSFITALTFNMFLLPNRIASGGVSGLSILGEDLFGLEPAYTQWGMNIPLFIAGVLLLGKKYGLRSLLGSIMLPLFVYLTKDWAVPTTNPLLASLYGGIGVGLGLGTVFRGRGSTGGLAILAQIIQKYTGLSLSLCVMLMDGTVITLAGFALSPERALYALIGLFVTGKVIDAVEMGLSYSKVAYIISNQKEKITQAILQDLDRGLTELAGRGGYTNEERPVLMVVVGQNEVTRLKTLVRLVDPDAFVIISNTREVLGEGFKKEG
- the raiA gene encoding ribosome-associated translation inhibitor RaiA; the protein is MNLTVRGQQIEVTDALKEYVDKKFSRLEKYFDAPPTSDGSVTLSTTRDLHTVEVTIPLPGLVLRAEDESDDMYASIDAVVDKLERQIRKHKTKLNRKFRQEGSLKTLFVEDTAGGVAVAEDAELDELEVVRTKRFLLKPMDVEEAILQMNMVGHNFFVFANIDNEEVSVVYKRNDGKYGLIERE
- the secA gene encoding preprotein translocase subunit SecA — its product is MLGIVKKIFGDTNERDVKRLMKTVELINKLEPDFEKLSDEELQAKTAEFKARIEQGTTAEEILPDAFATVREASKRVLGKRHYDVQMLGGIALHEGRIAEMKTGEGKTLVGTLPVYLNALLGKGVHVVTVNDYLAQRDSGEMGQIYNFLGMSVGLNLAGLGHGEKQAAYACDITYGTNNEFGFDYLRDNMVLYKEQMVQRPLYFCIIDEVDSILVDEARTPLIISGQAQKSTELYFAADRFVKSLNVEEDYTLDIKVKSVALTENGVSKAENFFGLENLYDQESVTINHHIVQALKANAIMRLDVDYVVADGEVMIVDEFTGRLMAGRRYSDGLHQAIEAKENIVVQNESMTLATITFQNYFRMYRKLAGMTGTAKTEEEEFKKIYGLEVLQIPTNRANQRVDMPDVVYKSVKGKFHAVVDEIVERHKKNQPILVGTISIENSELLSEMLKRKGVRHKVLNAKYHAEEAEIISRAGEAGSVTIATNMAGRGTDIVLGEGVASIGGLHIIGTERHESRRIDNQLRGRAGRQGDPGSTQFYLSLGDELMKRFGADNVLNMMERLGFEEDQPIESRMITRAIESAQKRVEGNNFDQRKVVLQYDDVMNQQRTIIYKQRREVLESENIKEVVFDMIKPVIERVVEAHCGDDIPENWELEEVAEYVNSNLLEENAISRDDLWGKEKEEIVEMIFEKVTERYHRREETIGEDMVREFEKVIVLRAVDSKWMDHIDAMDQLRQGIHLRAYGGTDPLREYQFEGFEMFHAMIASIQEEVATYIMKAQIESNQERQAVIDEDKISTSGEPAAPKKKSAPSRPRRK